The following DNA comes from Miscanthus floridulus cultivar M001 chromosome 5, ASM1932011v1, whole genome shotgun sequence.
AAGGCGCCTTTGTCCACGACGCGTGACGGGGAGGTGAGGAGCAGGTCGGCGGACGCAAGCACGAGGGAGGCCATGTCGAGCCAGCGCCCCGCGTGGATGTGCCCCTACGCCTCGAGGCAGAGACGGGTGACCCCGGGGTGTGTGACCTCGAGCCTGTGTCGTCCCAGGCGAGCTCGGCGGTGAAGCGGACCACGGCCAGCATCGGCTCCTCCTCCGTCGTGTTCACGATGGTCGCCATCTTGTGTCGTTTCTTCGCTGTGCGTGAGACAGAGCTGCCgatgccgccgcggccgccgtagATGATGAAGGGCGGGCAAGTGGTGGCGGGAGGATATAAAACCCGACGCGGCACTACGTGATTGATTGATGGGAGGGGGCGATGTGGGTACACGGGCGGGTATAATTTTTTCCGTAAGAAAAAACAAAGGACGTCAGCTGATCACGCGTAAACGTTTATAAGTTTTTTGGCTGGGCCCACTTGTCAGGTCACGGTGGATGATTTAAATGCGTTGGATCTGATTTTAATGTAAGGGACAAAAATTATGGTGCGTACAAAACATCAGGGTGAGAGCTTCGCTCTTTTATAGTATAGATAGCACATATAATTATAAGGAAAGTATGATTCCAGAATATAGCCACCAGTCAAATATTACCTACCTACCATTCGGAATATGGAATCCACAAAACATAGAAGAATGTGTTCACATCAAAAAAAATATTCTTAATACTCAAGCCATACAGCAAGTCCATATAAGTGATCAGCAAAAAATGTGGGAACAATTACCTAGAACCGACCCATAACAGAGGTTAGTTATCTATTTACCGTTTGCCATACCAAATAATTTCAGGATGAGAGTGGGGCTGCTTACAGGATTTCGTAGACGTTGCCTTGCATAGTTCAGCAATGTATATGGTTTCAGCAATAACCAATAAGCATGAGAATCCAATAAATTTTGAGTTCAGGTAGATATATTTTCAAAGATATAGATTTTATACTGAATTGGTCTGCTGAGTAAAAATAAAATTGGGCGTAAAAGGAAAACTTGCAGCCTGGAAGTTTAACTCCTAATTAAAGGTCAAAAAAACCAATGCATCACTAAACAGTGATTATGTATGAACAAAGTTATCACAGATACCATATCATTTTGTTCTAGATGGGAAGACGTTGCAACAGGACATCACCCTTCTCAGGGTGGCTGTGGGAACAGAAGCTGTAGGCTGTATGCGTTCTCTTTAAGATCAGTATCTCCTACATGTCCCACTCATGAATCATTCACTATTTGCAGAAACAACAAAGTTATCTCGGGCATGCTATCAAAATTATTGCATTCTAGAAAACATGAACACTAGAAAAACATTATGGAAATGAGTGTGCACAAGGCCACGTACAGTTGAAAAGGGAGATTCTATGTTTTGATCGAACATAGTAGCAAACACTTGGCACTTCATTTGTCTAGAAGTATCCATGGCACCATATGATCAGCAGCTGAATCTGAAAGTGAATTATTTACTCTGCAGACTTTTACAGAACAAACCAAACCCTATCCAAGCAGATCCTTAATGAAACAACTAATCGAAATGAAATGGAGACACAGGTAATCACCTAtcgagtactccctccgtctaaaaAATAGAGTCACTACGAAAATCATGTTGATCAAACTTTCTTacctttgactagatttataaaaaatacatgcaacatttatatctccaaataaatttattatgaaaacataTTCAACGACCTACTTAATGATACTagttatgtaccataaatattaatattttgttaaatatatttagtcaaaattaaaAAATTATTGACTTTTTAGGAAACGagaataactcttttttttttgtcagaGGGAGTATGCAATAAATAAGCCTACTGAGATGCAATGTGCGTAGGACACAAGTTAAAGGCAAAGTCATGGAACTGATATCCGTACTGAAATGGCTCACATTTGTACAAACGAAAGCACAGTCAAATGGAGCATGTTGGGAATCCTGAACAGGTCATAATCATTGCCACTTCTTCAGAATAAGACTCAATATTAAACAGACATCATATGCAACACGCTTGCTCCAGTCCAGTGGTACAATAGCTGCATTTTCCATACCCAGGCACACCTCGCGAATTGCAGCAATACTAGAACCACAGCGACAGGCACAACTCGCGAACTGCAGCAACACTACAACCACAGCGACAGCAGGACGCGGCTGACCTAGCCGCCGAAGCCGTAGAGGGTGCGACCCTGGCGCTTGAGCGCGTAGACGACGTCCATGGCGGTGACGGTCTTCCGGCGCGCGTGCTCGGTGTAGGTGACGGCGTCGCGGATGACGTTCTCGAGGAAGATCTTGAGCACGCCGCGGGTCTCCTCGTAGATGAGCCCGGAGATGCGCTTCACGCCGCCCCTCCGCGCCAGCCTCCGAATCGCCGGCTTCGTGATCCCCTGGATGTTGTCGCGGAGCACCTTCCGGTGACGCTTGGCGCCGCCCTTGCCCAGGCCCTTGCCGCCCTTGCCGCGCCCCGACATCGATGGCCTCTTCTCTAGCGGAGACGGAGGAATTGGGGAAATTTTCCTTGCTGGTTGGTGGGGTGATCGAGCCTGTGACTTGGATGGGGACGGGCTGGTAGAGAAGGGGATGATAATATAGAGGCGGGAGAGGAGCTGGGAGGCGTCGGATGGGGGCGCGATCCGCGTGAGGGGCGAGAGGGATGGTGCCAGCCGCTGGATGGAGATGGCTCGCCTCCTATTGGCCAAGGAGCGGGAGGGCGGATCGAGCAGCGCAGGCGTTTCGTGGCTTTGGCCTTTGGCGGGGCGGGGCGCGCTTGGGAATGGCAAT
Coding sequences within:
- the LOC136451573 gene encoding histone H4, with translation MSGRGKGGKGLGKGGAKRHRKVLRDNIQGITKPAIRRLARRGGVKRISGLIYEETRGVLKIFLENVIRDAVTYTEHARRKTVTAMDVVYALKRQGRTLYGFGG